DNA sequence from the Perca flavescens isolate YP-PL-M2 chromosome 3, PFLA_1.0, whole genome shotgun sequence genome:
tacacacacacagactcacacagacacacacacacacacacacacacatagacacacaaagacaaacacaaacaaagagacacagaaacacacacacagaaacacagaaagacacacacacagagacacacacacacacacacacacacacacacacacacacacacacacacacacacacacagagagattcacacacacacaaatacacacacagagacaaacagagagagacacacacacacacacacacagaaaaagagagagacacacacacacaaagcgagtgagacacatacaaatacacacacagagacacacagagagacacacacacaaacacatagaaatatacagaaatacacacacaaagacacacagagacacacacacagacacacacagagacatatacacacacacacacacacacacactgacacacaaacacacacacacccacacacagacatatacacacacacacacacacagacacacacacacacacagacatacacacacagacacaaaaacacacacacacacagacagagatacacgcacagacacacacgcacaaacacacacacacacacacatacgcacacatagagaaacagacatacacacacacacacacacagagacacacacacacacacagagacacacatacaggaacacagacacacacacacacatacgcacacatacaaacagagacacaaacacacacagacacaaacacaaacagacacacacacacacacaaaacacacacacacacacacaaacacacaaaaacacagacacacacacatacaaagagacacacacactcacacaaacatacacacacacacacacaaagagacacaaacacacacacaaagagacacagaaagacacacacaaacacacacacacacacacacacacagacacacaatcaaagagacacacacacactgacacacacacaaacacagagacacacagatgcacacacacagacacacacacacacacacacacacacatagacacacaaagacaaacacacacaaagagacacagaaacacacacacagaaacacagaaagacacacacacagagacacacacacacacacacacagacacacacacacacacacacacagagacatacacacacacaaatacacacacagagacaaacagagagagacacacacagacacacacacacagaaaaagagagagagacacacgcacacaaagcgagtgagacacacacaaatacacacacagagacacacacagacacacagacacacacacacgcaaagacacacagagacacacacagacacacacacacacacagacacacacatacacagagagagacacacacacacagacacacacagacacagagaaagacacacacacacagagacacacacacagagacacacacacaaacgcacagagacacacacacacacacacagacacacagaaagagagacacacacacagacacacacacataaacacacgcagagagagacacacacacacacacacacatagacatatacacacacacacacaaacaaagacacacgcacccacacagacacacacacacacacacatagaaatacacagacacacacacacacacacacagatacacgcacagacacatacgcacaaacacacacacacacacacagacatacacacacacacagagacacacagacacacagagagacacacacacatacacacacatagagaaacagacatacacacacacacacgcacaaagagacacacacacaaagaaagagacacaaaaagacacacacagacagaaacacaaacacacacacaaacacacacacacaaacacagagacatacagacacacagacacacacacacacacacacacacacacacacaaacacacacacacacacacacacacacacacacacacacacacacacacacacacaaacacacacacacacacacagagacacacacagaaacaaagaaagacacacacacacagagacacacacagacacacacacagagacacacacacacacacacacagagagacacacacacacacacacacacagacacacacacacacacacataaacacacacagagagagagacatacacacacacaaatacacacagagacaaacagagagacacacacacacgcacacacacacacacacacacacacacatatgcacgtCATACGCAGGTCAGTCtgatggaagacaacacaagagttaataAATCAACAGAAGATAATCtgctgctgtgttgtgtctgtttctctccatcAGATGTCTGTCAGCTggaactggacacaaacacagtgaacagaaaactcaaactgtctgacaacaacaggaaggtgacattAGTGGAGGAGtatcagccatatcctgatcatccagagaggtttgactactggtctcagctgctgtgtagagatggtctgactggtcgctgttactgggaggtcgagaggagaggagaggttaatatatcagtgagttacagaggaatcaggaggAGAGGATACAGAGATGACTGTGTGTTTGGACgtaatgatcagtcctggagtctgatcTGCTCTGATGATGATGGTTACTTTGTCTATCACAATAAGAGAGTaacatccatctcctcctcctctgtctctggtagagtagcagacatctcctcctcctctgtctctggtagagtagcagtgtatgtggactgtcctgctggctctctgtccttctactcagtctcctctgactcactgatccacctccacaccttcaacaccacattcactcagactCTCTATCCTGGGTTTGGGGTCTGGTCTcgtggttcctcagtgtctctgagtcctctgcaggactgagagtCTCTCCTGGCTCCTCGGTGTCTCTGAgtcctctgcaggactgagagtCTCTCCTGGCTCCTCAGTTTCTCTGAgtcctctgcaggactgagagtctctcctggctcctcagtgtctctgagtcctctgcaggactgagagtctctcctggttcctcagtgtctctgagtcctctgcaggactgagagtctctcctggttcctcagtgtctctgagtcCTCTGCAGGATTGAGAGTCtctcctggttcctcagtgtctctgagtcctctgcaggactgagagtctctcctggttcctcagtgtctctgagtcctctgcaggactgagagtTTCTCCTGGTTCCTTAGTGTCTCTGAgtcctctgcaggactgagagtctctcctggttcctcagtgtctctgtgtcctctgcaggactgagagtctctcctggctcctcagtgtctctgagtcctctgcaggactgagagtctctcctggttcctcagtgtctctgagtcctctgcaggactgagagtctctcctggttcctcagtgtctctgagtcctctgcaggactgagagtctctcctggttcctcagtgtctctgtgtcctctgcaggactgagagtctctcctggctcctcagtgtctctgagtcctctgcaggactgagagtctctcctggttcctcagtgtctctgtgtcctctgcaggactgagagtctctcctggctcctcagtgtctctgagtcCTCTGCAGGATTGAGAGTCtctcctggttcctcagtgtctctgagtcCTCTGCAGGAGTGAGAGTCtctcctggttcctcagtgtctctgagtcctctgcaggactgagagtctctcctggctgctcagtgtctctgagtcctctgcaggactgagagtctctcctggttcctcagtgtctctgagtcctctgcaggactgagagtCTCTCCTGTGGACAGAAACACTGACTGAACATCAGCTGCTGAAATCAAAGTTCAGTCTGTTCACCATCACAAACACTCTGCACTGAGAAACAGATCTGAGACTCAGACACAAAACACTTATCTGATTTCATCTCTGTGATTATCAACATTTTAACTGTTGGACTAAAAACACTTAATGATATGTAAAATCTAAAAAATACCTTATTGCTTACTATTATgtccttttatatttttaaacatattgtaaaatatttaaaatttggaAAACAAATATTTCTATAAACAATCATCACATAGTCTAATGTTTCTAAATGCTTTTAAAGCAtaactcttgccaaaatgcaacctagggtctttttgtgaatgtaccccagtcaaactttcatttaaaagcataataaGGATGGAtttgccacttttaagatttaccataTTCcagtttttcggtcaaatggccttttgaatgggagagctagggtcacttttatgctagcctcaaaataaattttaaaacactgagaaggctcgacacaacatgagactttgctcccagtatcaccaggggctctacaccttaactacaccggTTCACACGGAATATACTAAATCTGTGTCTACTTGTTTTGATATtgactcgttttgactgccgaggtggtagcAGCCAAAAACAAGAGCTatggtgagttgttcaaaacctctctttttagtaaactctgggtacacaaacaatgttgtcaatgctttcgttaaggtgtagaccccatggtgatacttggagcaaagtttcatgttgtgtcgagccttcttagtagtTTCAAAATAGTGATGTTGATGCTATCATAAAAGTGACCCTAgatctcccattcaaaaggccatttgaccaaaaaacgAGAATACAGTAAATCAtaaaagtggcgcttctgtcctaaatatgcttttaaatgaaagtttgaatcaggtacattcacaaagACCCTAGGATGAATTTTGGCGAGACTTACactttaataaaaactatacatTTCATCTTGAGGGCAATCATTTGTTAATTTGATCATATCATGATTTCGTTCATCAGTTGACTCTCTTTACTAAGATTGATACAAatgatctcaatgctagatgggaggaattcccacacattggacccttgtgttgtctttccatCGACaatgaacttgttgtccttcagTGTAAAAAAGTGAATTTTTGGCGCTTCTTAAAAACATATTTGCCACATATTTCAATGTGGTTTTTTATGCATGGTcaataaacataatttaaatgacattgtaCTTAATTTTTTAGTTGAAAAAGCAgatattataatttattttgactaatagtttagatcagaggatgttgagcaGATCACAGACTGGAATTTgacaaagtttagtcaggatgctgtttttgaaaccattaaaaaaattttttaaataatataaaattgaaaaagaaaaaacacccaaaatgcaataaaagtaatcattaattttacccgTGAAGAATGTTGCCTGGGTCCCATACAATgtgcatgcatccatgttatttttgggcatttggttgaaagaaactttgaaaacgagtcaaatttgaccagagGACTCTAGGCATGATTGTTTATATTTCCAGATCTGGTttgaatttaaaaattaaaatcaataTTCACAAATAAGTAGTTGTGTTCTTATTTTTAGACAACTTACACACCGATGGGGCAAATTGTCACAAGTGCACATTCTCTATTCAACAGTTTACAACTCCGTTATGAGATAAGATATGAAAATGTTATGAATACAACATGTTGTTGTTCCCAAgcaggggcggatctagaaaacGTTTTATGGGGTGGCTAGAGGGGGGCAGGAATTTTTGATGGGTGGCAACATATGGCAGATGTATATATACTGAATTTaatcacagtttgatgagaaatagtatgtacacactacaaaaggacacaggctgccatttacaaactcatccagacaaacttaaagtgatggttgggagtcacatcaccctagggtcctttgcaccatgacctcgagccaaacaccccctgagaaacttttttcacctgggtctaacattgggagagttagcgtagagtagcattaccagctgaatagcttagtgcaggggctaatggacccacgtttgtattattattattaaggtttatttaaatagggacagatacaaaaaacatagataAACTTCAACAGTCATCTGATGTATGTACCATAGTGTTTGTAGCCAAAGCTAATTCTCGACACTTGTCCCTAGTAGGGCTTTtagttacaaataaaaatacagattttcattataattaaaaatatcttaagaaaaattaaatcaaaatagAAGGAAAATGTACAATGAAAGCACAGTGTAAAAACTAAATGTGAGGGCAAGATTGGTGTGTAATTAGCCACAATTTggtattatttttaaaagtggCTAATGCTGGAATACATTTCAAGTGGTCCGGCATAGAGTTCCATAATTTTGCCCCTTTTTCAAaggtatctggtaaatgaccccactaataatgcccgaaatgataccaaacgtctacagtagtacatataggttatgtactcataaaacgatggattggaaagtttgtaagtacaccaagacgagtgcttagggccgtctacaaattataacaccgaaaagagatgcaacaaaaatattttttaatttaacttttttttttaaagtaagtgctgtagtataactagcaggagacaagtaataactgagataagtttggagacattaccttat
Encoded proteins:
- the LOC114553053 gene encoding stonustoxin subunit beta-like, whose protein sequence is MEDNTRVNKSTEDNLLLCCVCFSPSDVCQLELDTNTVNRKLKLSDNNRKVTLVEEYQPYPDHPERFDYWSQLLCRDGLTGRCYWEVERRGEVNISVSYRGIRRRGYRDDCVFGRNDQSWSLICSDDDGYFVYHNKRVTSISSSSVSGRVADISSSSVSGRVAVYVDCPAGSLSFYSVSSDSLIHLHTFNTTFTQTLYPGFGVWSRGSSVSLSPLQD